From Gimesia panareensis, the proteins below share one genomic window:
- a CDS encoding PspA/IM30 family protein, with amino-acid sequence MGIFKKISDIISANLGEMMEEYENPELMLKQAISEMENSIRTALQETAKSLASEKKLAKEMAHNENESRHWQERAAQAVAAGDDELARKALSRKKEHEKISVALQDQLKVCQEANQTLRHQLDGMKAKLAEAKRSLATLSARNKAAQVRKKIYARSGEMNFDLDDSAFQTFEQLREKVEQAEAEADALAELQGIDPASWDRDEVGVSDSEIDQELEQLKQAQNSGQ; translated from the coding sequence ATGGGTATATTTAAAAAAATCAGCGATATTATCTCTGCCAATCTGGGGGAGATGATGGAAGAGTACGAAAACCCGGAACTGATGTTGAAACAGGCGATTTCTGAAATGGAGAACTCCATCAGGACGGCCCTGCAGGAAACAGCGAAATCGCTGGCAAGCGAGAAGAAACTGGCGAAAGAGATGGCCCATAACGAGAATGAATCCCGGCACTGGCAGGAACGCGCAGCGCAGGCCGTCGCGGCGGGAGATGATGAGCTCGCGCGGAAAGCCCTGTCTCGCAAAAAGGAACATGAAAAAATCTCCGTCGCGCTGCAGGATCAACTCAAAGTCTGTCAGGAGGCGAATCAGACATTGCGGCATCAGCTGGACGGAATGAAAGCCAAGCTCGCCGAAGCCAAACGCAGCCTGGCGACTTTGTCGGCACGGAATAAAGCGGCGCAGGTCCGGAAAAAAATCTATGCCCGTTCGGGGGAGATGAATTTTGACCTGGATGACTCCGCGTTCCAGACTTTTGAGCAGCTGCGGGAGAAAGTCGAACAGGCGGAAGCAGAAGCCGATGCGCTGGCCGAGTTGCAGGGGATCGATCCCGCCAGTTGGGACAGGGACGAGGTGGGAGTGAGTGACAGCGAAATCGATCAGGAACTGGAGCAGCTCAAACAGGCGCAAAACTCCGGCCAATGA
- a CDS encoding protein kinase domain-containing protein, producing the protein MIDGSVKSETHQPLTAFRGEDFSRDEIYTLIVDLADQVQALHQSQRLHLRISPEEICLNQAGKPRLSAADESRIFRRSDFDRQLFPPELQQVDQLDVSIDREQAAAVLRQAGLQLDPERIDVYQLGALFCFLLTGEKVESYLRSPRARAKVPTEFRAVIDRTLGFEPAAVIRNIEGFRAALRSLQTDSDSSQTAQADPAAEQSGDELPFQRLGHYEIRERIGQGGMGDVYLGYERSLDRQVAIKVLPPEFARQDEFVKRFYAEATAAARLVHPNIIPIYFIGEDQGHHYFVMQYVEGETLADLLKRKSRIEIDQTLAIIEQVLSGLAAAHAEGMIHRDIKPGNILLDRINRKVLLADFGLVKSLLTKTEMTATGVVMGTVDYISPEQGRGQPVDPRSDLYSLGVLTYQMLTGRLPFQADSPTSMIFQHAYETPESIHKLAPGVPEPLVKIVDRLLAKLPEERYESAELVLEDLRAFRSGYDPTTESRLQAGSPGADQQSAGESISAVEPSRTTIIESPRFEALLLPEACDAIQPAGFWKRQWRKGQDLFRKYSPELLQQLQNTQQQFEGAIQEYQRRRSSLETLYQEAELSLQELNRLADRWQSAAERAQSRAETAAHADLKHRSGTKLLQTTGGRGSPSSGATTGTAGVDGPAESTDQCTITATDLSARSAERPDSRSPGPGSGAGELTAGSDGKTEFAPLCCCRNPGSGGLSVSVREGGSTADPWSATSREFLHCCR; encoded by the coding sequence ATGATCGATGGCTCAGTAAAAAGTGAAACGCATCAGCCGCTGACGGCATTCCGGGGGGAAGATTTCTCCCGTGATGAGATCTATACGCTGATAGTCGATCTGGCTGATCAGGTTCAGGCTTTGCATCAGTCACAGCGATTGCATCTCCGAATCTCGCCCGAAGAAATCTGTCTGAATCAGGCGGGAAAGCCCCGGTTATCTGCTGCAGACGAGAGCCGCATTTTCAGACGTTCTGATTTTGACCGGCAACTGTTTCCGCCGGAATTACAACAGGTGGATCAGCTGGATGTTTCCATTGACCGGGAGCAGGCTGCTGCTGTGCTCAGGCAGGCCGGTCTGCAACTGGATCCCGAACGGATCGACGTCTACCAGTTGGGAGCGCTGTTCTGTTTTTTATTAACCGGCGAGAAGGTCGAGTCTTATCTGCGGAGTCCCAGGGCCAGGGCCAAAGTTCCGACAGAATTTCGTGCCGTCATTGATCGTACGCTGGGATTCGAACCTGCGGCGGTGATCAGAAACATCGAGGGCTTTCGGGCTGCATTACGGTCCCTGCAGACTGACTCCGATTCCTCTCAGACAGCACAGGCAGACCCTGCCGCCGAACAGAGTGGTGATGAGCTCCCGTTTCAGAGACTGGGACACTACGAGATTCGGGAACGCATCGGGCAGGGGGGGATGGGAGATGTCTATCTGGGTTATGAACGTTCGCTCGATCGCCAGGTTGCCATCAAGGTGCTGCCTCCCGAATTTGCCCGGCAGGATGAATTTGTAAAACGCTTTTATGCTGAGGCCACCGCAGCAGCCCGGCTGGTTCATCCCAATATCATTCCCATCTATTTTATTGGAGAAGACCAGGGTCACCATTACTTTGTGATGCAGTATGTCGAAGGAGAGACCCTGGCCGATCTCCTCAAACGGAAATCGAGGATCGAGATCGATCAGACCCTGGCCATCATCGAGCAGGTCTTGAGTGGCCTGGCAGCAGCGCATGCGGAAGGCATGATTCATCGCGATATCAAACCGGGAAATATTCTGCTCGATCGCATCAACCGCAAGGTTCTGCTGGCGGATTTCGGCCTGGTGAAATCGCTGCTTACAAAAACGGAGATGACAGCGACCGGAGTCGTCATGGGGACGGTCGACTATATCTCCCCGGAACAGGGACGCGGACAGCCTGTCGACCCCCGTTCCGATTTATACTCCCTGGGTGTGCTCACCTATCAGATGCTTACCGGCCGACTGCCGTTTCAGGCGGACAGCCCGACCTCCATGATATTTCAACATGCTTATGAGACGCCTGAATCGATCCACAAGCTGGCTCCCGGTGTTCCCGAACCGCTGGTGAAGATCGTCGACAGGCTGCTGGCGAAATTACCAGAGGAACGTTATGAGTCGGCTGAACTGGTGCTGGAAGACCTGCGCGCCTTCCGTTCGGGATATGATCCCACCACTGAATCGCGGCTCCAGGCGGGATCTCCTGGTGCCGACCAGCAATCCGCAGGTGAATCCATTTCTGCAGTGGAACCGTCCCGGACCACGATCATTGAATCGCCCCGCTTTGAAGCACTTTTGCTGCCGGAAGCTTGCGACGCAATACAACCAGCCGGTTTCTGGAAACGTCAGTGGCGAAAAGGGCAGGATCTGTTCCGGAAATACTCTCCCGAACTGCTGCAGCAGTTGCAGAACACACAGCAGCAGTTTGAGGGAGCGATTCAGGAGTACCAGCGGCGACGAAGCAGTTTAGAGACACTCTACCAGGAAGCGGAATTGTCATTACAGGAACTGAATCGACTGGCAGACCGCTGGCAGAGCGCCGCTGAGCGGGCTCAGTCCCGGGCAGAAACCGCAGCGCATGCGGATCTGAAACACCGTTCAGGAACAAAGCTACTGCAGACAACAGGCGGAAGAGGTTCGCCGTCAAGCGGTGCAACAACAGGAACAGCTGGAGTCGATGGCCCTGCAGAAAGCACAGATCAATGCACGATTACAGCAACTGATCTGTCAGCGCGATCTGCTGAACGCCCGGATTCACGCAGCCCAGGCCCGGGGAGTGGTGCTGGGGAGCTCACTGCAGGCAGCGACGGCAAAACGGAGTTTGCTCCCTTATGCTGTTGCCGGAATCCTGGTAGCGGGGGCCTGTCTGTTTCTGTTCGGGAAGGTGGGAGCACTGCTGATCCATGGAGTGCCACCAGCCGAGAGTTCCTTCACTGCTGCCGGTGA
- a CDS encoding rhomboid family intramembrane serine protease codes for MFFPIPMQVETEARQPTVPTANLVLIALNVLFYFLVPLESMMTGPGMPLMTILTYGFAHGSFFHLLFNMWYLWVVGNPVNRRIGNFYYAATYLGTIVLIGILARCLGGSFIYGSSGAVFAVLATATLLLPVKRVEVHYLALFPLTILIGLLRLPRYGLQWFIRWDHASMPVLLFSLLFLVLELLGFLIWFLQGQIHVTSLGHLTGFVCGVTAVLLLPERITIPQKAAMS; via the coding sequence ATGTTTTTTCCAATTCCAATGCAGGTGGAGACCGAGGCCCGACAGCCAACGGTACCGACAGCGAATCTGGTGCTCATTGCTCTGAATGTGCTGTTCTATTTTCTGGTGCCGCTGGAGTCGATGATGACCGGACCCGGGATGCCGCTGATGACCATTCTGACTTACGGATTTGCACACGGCAGTTTTTTTCATCTGCTGTTCAATATGTGGTATCTGTGGGTGGTTGGTAACCCTGTGAATCGTCGGATAGGCAATTTCTATTATGCCGCCACTTACCTGGGAACGATTGTCCTGATTGGAATACTGGCCCGCTGTCTGGGGGGCAGTTTTATATATGGTTCTTCAGGTGCGGTTTTTGCCGTACTGGCGACAGCCACGCTGCTGTTGCCCGTCAAACGGGTTGAAGTGCATTACCTGGCCCTGTTTCCCCTGACGATTTTGATCGGCCTGTTACGCCTGCCCCGCTATGGCCTGCAATGGTTCATCCGCTGGGATCATGCTTCCATGCCTGTGCTGCTGTTTTCACTGTTGTTTCTGGTGCTCGAGCTGCTGGGATTCCTGATCTGGTTTCTCCAGGGACAGATTCATGTCACCAGCCTGGGGCATCTGACTGGGTTCGTGTGTGGCGTCACAGCTGTGTTGCTGCTGCCAGAGCGAATCACAATACCACAGAAGGCGGCCATGAGCTGA
- a CDS encoding WD40 repeat domain-containing protein, whose product MVEDLIFHPSLVGGVYQSLATSHADGTVNKMNVTDRSYNGPHLLTEHLESTGRLAYAPDGDLLATSLGDGSISLWSTYGNGREFRRLKGHTDQVQAMLFTPDGKQLLSGGLDQTVRLWDIKTGQEIKRFSARNAVRSLAWNREMDGFYLSDGNGFDPVSLRQIKLSGEQETGFSDTSKKTPRFLFVPDAGDVGFSAPLQKDQSLNSWNLQTGEKGLLFGADVVQAAVSANGLQIITADSRGLISLWNPETGAVRQQMKVVDDPKIQQVRQLAVSRDGTLAACALANWSQKEFEVRVWKLPQFPRDGYLINCDSPINTVMFSPDGYEIVAGDQSRIRAWKLEKLNRESTFPVNSPVSALRAMPDGSGIIYATGASNSQANYIGVRPWKNFGRIGLQTGEYDDVRFAGHQARITSVDCASSARMLVSGSLDGSVRLWNLADREQAGVLELQRPVYAVRFKPQSEHEVYVCSNSRLIELWDLRTQKKLKEFSGMSFQVLCMDLSEDGTRLVAGGGDRTVRVWDTESGELLATLEGHTGPVNSVALPSVTRFNPPGSYIVSGSEDATVRYWDVERKQEMSRFTGHSAAVTSVAISPRNEYAVSGSTDGTIRRWKLRKAF is encoded by the coding sequence ATGGTCGAGGATCTGATTTTCCACCCATCGCTGGTCGGGGGAGTTTATCAGAGCCTGGCGACTTCCCATGCCGATGGCACGGTGAATAAGATGAATGTGACCGACCGCTCCTATAACGGGCCGCATTTGCTGACAGAACATCTGGAATCGACGGGTCGGCTGGCTTATGCTCCTGACGGAGACCTGCTGGCGACGAGTTTAGGAGACGGCTCAATCAGCCTGTGGTCAACCTATGGAAACGGACGCGAGTTTCGCAGGCTGAAAGGTCATACCGATCAGGTGCAGGCAATGCTGTTCACACCGGACGGGAAACAACTGCTCTCCGGCGGGCTGGATCAGACGGTTCGCTTGTGGGACATCAAAACCGGGCAGGAAATCAAACGGTTCTCAGCACGGAATGCCGTCCGGTCACTTGCCTGGAACCGCGAGATGGATGGTTTTTACCTGTCTGACGGGAACGGTTTTGATCCTGTCTCGCTGAGACAGATCAAATTGAGTGGCGAACAGGAAACCGGATTTTCCGACACCAGTAAAAAAACGCCGCGATTTTTGTTTGTTCCCGATGCCGGCGATGTCGGATTTTCCGCACCTTTACAGAAAGATCAGTCTCTCAATTCATGGAATCTTCAGACGGGCGAAAAAGGCCTTTTGTTTGGGGCCGATGTGGTCCAGGCCGCTGTTTCCGCGAATGGATTGCAGATTATCACCGCCGATTCCAGGGGGCTGATTTCACTCTGGAATCCGGAAACCGGCGCAGTGCGCCAGCAGATGAAAGTCGTTGACGATCCGAAGATTCAACAGGTCCGCCAGCTGGCTGTTTCGAGAGATGGAACGCTGGCGGCATGCGCCCTGGCCAACTGGTCACAGAAAGAATTTGAAGTCCGGGTCTGGAAGCTGCCACAGTTTCCCCGGGACGGATACCTGATCAACTGTGACTCTCCGATCAATACCGTGATGTTTTCTCCGGACGGATATGAAATCGTCGCGGGAGATCAGAGCCGGATCCGGGCCTGGAAGCTGGAAAAACTGAATCGGGAATCCACATTCCCGGTCAATTCTCCTGTTTCCGCACTCAGGGCGATGCCGGATGGCTCCGGGATCATCTACGCTACGGGGGCCAGCAACAGCCAGGCAAATTATATCGGGGTCCGACCCTGGAAAAACTTTGGCCGCATCGGTCTGCAGACGGGGGAGTATGATGACGTCCGCTTCGCAGGGCATCAGGCGCGGATTACCAGCGTCGATTGTGCCAGCAGTGCACGCATGCTGGTCTCGGGAAGTCTCGATGGTTCCGTTCGTTTATGGAATCTGGCAGACCGGGAACAGGCGGGCGTGCTGGAATTGCAGCGACCCGTCTATGCAGTCCGCTTCAAGCCCCAGTCCGAGCATGAAGTTTATGTCTGCAGTAATTCCCGGCTGATCGAACTCTGGGATTTGCGCACACAAAAGAAACTGAAAGAATTCAGCGGGATGTCGTTCCAGGTCCTGTGTATGGATCTTTCCGAAGACGGAACCCGGCTGGTGGCAGGGGGCGGTGACCGCACTGTGCGTGTCTGGGATACGGAAAGCGGTGAGTTGCTGGCGACCCTGGAAGGGCATACCGGTCCGGTGAATTCCGTGGCTTTACCTTCGGTGACGCGATTTAATCCGCCTGGAAGTTACATCGTGTCCGGAAGTGAAGACGCGACCGTACGCTATTGGGATGTCGAGCGAAAGCAGGAAATGTCCCGTTTTACCGGTCATTCCGCTGCCGTTACCAGTGTCGCCATTTCGCCCCGCAATGAATACGCCGTTTCGGGCAGTACCGACGGCACCATTCGTCGCTGGAAGTTACGAAAAGCGTTTTAA
- a CDS encoding helix-turn-helix domain-containing protein: protein MSAALMALLRREETVRGIAARFGVTEAQVLEWQDIFVAAGILAVTNYRNGRRFGPASSVSAEQPSEVRAGGCFNDAFLTTTPMTPTPSTTPMSH, encoded by the coding sequence GTGTCTGCTGCATTAATGGCACTATTGAGGCGTGAGGAAACGGTACGCGGAATTGCAGCCCGCTTCGGAGTGACCGAAGCGCAGGTACTGGAATGGCAGGATATTTTCGTCGCGGCAGGAATTCTGGCTGTCACCAATTATCGCAACGGTCGGCGATTTGGGCCAGCTTCATCGGTGTCCGCCGAACAACCGAGTGAAGTTCGCGCAGGCGGTTGTTTCAACGATGCATTCCTGACCACAACCCCGATGACTCCCACTCCGTCGACCACCCCCATGTCACACTGA
- a CDS encoding RNA polymerase sigma factor, with protein sequence MPFPETRHTLIQRIATTGNEDDWRTFMTDYWRPVCRFSIRWGKINLTDAEEVAALTFAALIQNQLLARWLSNPSARLRTLICSVVRNVLSNQARVQTGRQNILEKLAHDPARPDWILDSQGASPEQLDLFYAAWVEELLQDCVETVMAEYYSTNRGDYFRVLYGKICEQMTAREIAEHLGLQTTTVENYFKHSRRQLADCLEKTLEARVRRYSDPRNFDSEFQQEWEDLGSYLTAQGGLEQAVHRSYATLDSLELRQREQQSVTDILNRLDQQGVRKPDPESEENRPLH encoded by the coding sequence ATGCCATTTCCGGAGACCCGCCATACTTTGATTCAGCGGATTGCCACCACGGGCAATGAAGACGACTGGCGGACCTTCATGACGGACTACTGGCGGCCCGTCTGTCGCTTTTCCATCCGTTGGGGGAAAATCAATCTCACCGATGCAGAAGAAGTCGCTGCCTTAACCTTTGCCGCACTGATTCAGAATCAGCTGCTGGCCCGCTGGCTCTCCAATCCCTCCGCCCGGCTGCGAACCCTGATCTGTTCGGTCGTCCGGAACGTCCTTTCCAACCAGGCCCGGGTTCAGACAGGGCGTCAGAACATTCTCGAAAAACTGGCCCATGATCCTGCGCGCCCCGACTGGATTCTCGACAGCCAGGGGGCTTCTCCCGAACAGCTCGACCTCTTTTATGCCGCCTGGGTGGAAGAACTGCTGCAGGATTGTGTCGAAACCGTGATGGCAGAATATTATTCCACCAATCGCGGAGATTATTTCAGAGTCCTCTACGGTAAGATCTGTGAGCAGATGACGGCTCGGGAAATCGCTGAGCACCTGGGCCTGCAGACGACGACCGTCGAAAACTATTTTAAACACAGCCGTAGACAACTGGCGGACTGTCTTGAAAAAACTCTGGAAGCCCGGGTGCGTCGTTACAGTGATCCCCGGAACTTCGACAGTGAATTCCAGCAGGAATGGGAAGACCTGGGCAGCTATCTCACGGCACAGGGAGGCCTGGAACAGGCGGTGCATCGGTCCTATGCCACATTGGATTCCCTGGAGCTGAGACAACGGGAACAGCAATCGGTAACGGACATCCTGAACCGCCTCGATCAACAGGGGGTGCGTAAGCCGGATCCCGAATCTGAAGAAAACCGGCCCCTGCACTGA
- a CDS encoding WD40 repeat domain-containing protein: protein MTDAKEKASRLKSRRIYRWSFIGLLIVIVFVEWYAQSSQRKSVAALDEAMNNLPANQELPLEKFESFQQGFPSVTVDDSGIRLRKIHYRWSGIFKSYHLRLVVDQEQKIVTYDTRDEGKVEGITIFTQTEPDSQLKKVMQEQATLRQVEAFYADMTPTLPMYIPMIAAPREEGDQQDTDQNSSEPSTEPQLEPSPDHQLQIRAQIEKHTPTLLSELPETELQQEIDQRWQQWYLDRFLGSYQKYGHRDPRWDKQAVTFLTDCCALASQSALKEEAATRMEQQGEFIESTGCDDPIVRMFYIRARAANRHPDQQKQMLDEALKTVLYPLQESRYPPEVQLEGSLLVRDISREITYHWTVSERFPGAEPNNSREPDYHWKAAQHLVSVLADRKLDRDERRFLLKHILDNFVIREIRLFRLIVVTLEQSGADPWLTQMLKGHLHYRLAIDVHAMHACYWTKPEKTQHNLEYLTNFQPGQAQIARDCFQQAWLQDPDLPEAPYQVMLVNQLIIQQFNSQAVTPAEFRFWFDQVVRAQFDYVAAYDTLIQVYQLPLFAERETRLLALGEECLQTERFDTIVPGRYFKVLSSLKPISDRKELLTRPAIAENLTKVITGYNARPETSPEVRNAGQSLIAYLKWVNGSRDESRKLVQELGTDLSGDLLANFGVSSSEFFRQMSSQEPENKAYATAKGIVSPICFVNGGKQFLTGNENGVVTVWDVKTQQSLHEFTDHTRPVTSITYSRDRQLVATAAMDGQLILRKTDDFSIVKTIQLEAEIYQARFSPAGDSIAVSTGTDPQTGFGIKLWDTKRFEQTRAFQNEDDLVFSLSWSPDGKQLAATSASFDGYRTIGHSVRIWDLQTGQPVGEPLQVLEDHHGVRWSPDGKQLAIFGVDKKKVQYSDWEIPQVKIVDVASRKVLHTFQSHIRRVSDVAFTTDSQFLLTTGLDRTLVTWNLSTGKRQSTFMDTSERLLSVAVAPDNQLVALSGSEGELLTRPLSELLTYKYQTQPLLQHHCRAIRHMQLDPTGELLAIGDYIDGVRFWNAQTGTPLPLHLPVPEGNYLNHFDIAREGKLIALACGTIDHTSGVVVLYNYETGKLLQEYPFDWQGARCVQFSADGKTLFSNGPEHDVIAWDTATGKTRAWEMSLGHLTHITAMILSPDGKYLYTSSPELETKGRPRIDPKLNRWEIPQTELDEKHFLEPFEFNQPRFQYMGARKLTLSPDGTRLFTDQLQYDLQKGSALSPIQGTLVAVSPVDAQYVSCSVVINVPRRTKSISLLLQPYQPPNQKAIPLSNDLKDLIHNAVFSRDGQRLFTPDGEQHILIWDLKTRRPLLMLN from the coding sequence ATGACAGACGCTAAAGAAAAAGCATCCCGGCTTAAATCGCGGCGCATCTATCGCTGGTCGTTCATCGGACTGTTAATCGTGATTGTGTTCGTCGAATGGTACGCGCAATCGTCACAGCGCAAGAGTGTCGCTGCGCTGGATGAGGCGATGAACAACCTGCCTGCCAACCAGGAACTGCCCCTCGAGAAGTTTGAGTCTTTTCAGCAGGGGTTCCCCAGCGTCACCGTTGATGATTCCGGAATCCGGCTCCGCAAGATTCATTATCGCTGGAGCGGGATCTTCAAAAGTTACCACCTGCGACTGGTCGTGGATCAGGAACAGAAGATTGTAACCTACGACACCAGGGATGAGGGCAAAGTGGAAGGCATTACAATTTTCACGCAAACCGAACCCGACAGCCAGCTGAAAAAAGTCATGCAGGAACAGGCAACGCTCCGACAGGTGGAGGCATTCTATGCCGATATGACCCCGACACTGCCAATGTATATCCCGATGATCGCAGCCCCCAGAGAGGAAGGTGACCAGCAGGATACTGACCAGAACTCGTCCGAACCATCAACAGAACCGCAGCTGGAACCGTCGCCCGATCACCAGTTGCAGATTCGGGCACAGATCGAAAAGCATACTCCCACACTTCTGAGCGAACTGCCAGAGACGGAATTGCAGCAGGAGATCGATCAGCGCTGGCAGCAATGGTATCTCGATCGTTTTCTGGGTTCGTATCAGAAATATGGTCATCGTGATCCCCGCTGGGACAAACAGGCGGTTACATTCCTGACAGACTGCTGTGCCCTTGCCAGCCAGAGCGCCCTCAAAGAAGAGGCGGCGACCCGCATGGAGCAACAGGGGGAGTTCATCGAGTCGACCGGCTGCGACGATCCGATTGTCCGCATGTTTTACATCCGTGCGCGGGCGGCCAACAGGCACCCAGACCAGCAGAAACAGATGCTCGATGAAGCATTGAAAACAGTACTGTACCCGCTACAGGAATCCCGCTATCCACCGGAGGTCCAACTGGAAGGGTCCTTGCTCGTCCGGGATATTTCTCGCGAAATCACTTACCACTGGACTGTTTCCGAGCGATTTCCGGGAGCAGAACCAAATAATTCGAGGGAACCAGATTATCATTGGAAAGCTGCCCAGCATCTGGTCTCCGTACTGGCTGACCGGAAACTGGACCGCGATGAACGCCGTTTCCTGCTGAAACACATCCTCGACAACTTCGTGATCCGGGAAATCCGTCTCTTCAGGCTGATCGTTGTCACCCTGGAACAGTCCGGGGCAGATCCCTGGTTGACTCAAATGCTGAAAGGGCATTTGCATTACCGGCTGGCCATCGATGTCCACGCGATGCATGCCTGCTACTGGACGAAGCCTGAAAAGACGCAACATAATCTGGAATACCTGACCAACTTCCAGCCAGGACAGGCCCAGATCGCCCGCGACTGTTTTCAGCAAGCCTGGCTGCAGGATCCTGATTTACCTGAAGCCCCTTACCAGGTGATGCTGGTCAATCAGTTAATCATCCAACAATTCAACAGTCAGGCCGTTACCCCAGCCGAATTTCGCTTCTGGTTTGACCAGGTGGTCAGGGCCCAGTTTGATTATGTTGCCGCCTATGACACGCTGATTCAGGTCTACCAGCTCCCCCTGTTTGCTGAACGCGAAACAAGACTGCTGGCCCTGGGAGAGGAATGCCTGCAGACAGAACGGTTCGATACCATCGTTCCCGGCAGATACTTCAAAGTGCTCAGCAGCCTCAAACCAATTTCAGATCGCAAAGAGCTCTTAACCCGCCCCGCGATTGCGGAGAATCTGACCAAAGTCATTACGGGATACAATGCCCGACCGGAAACTTCACCCGAGGTCAGAAATGCCGGTCAGTCCCTGATTGCCTACCTGAAATGGGTCAACGGCAGTCGGGATGAGTCCAGAAAACTGGTACAGGAACTGGGAACCGATTTATCAGGAGACCTGCTGGCCAACTTCGGAGTCTCCAGTTCCGAATTTTTCAGACAGATGTCATCACAGGAACCGGAAAACAAAGCCTATGCCACCGCGAAAGGAATTGTCTCTCCCATCTGCTTTGTCAACGGGGGAAAGCAGTTTCTGACGGGCAATGAGAACGGGGTGGTCACGGTCTGGGATGTCAAAACACAACAGAGCCTGCACGAATTCACCGACCATACCCGTCCTGTCACTTCCATTACTTACTCCCGGGACCGCCAGCTGGTGGCGACCGCGGCCATGGACGGTCAACTGATCCTCCGCAAGACGGACGACTTCTCCATCGTAAAAACGATTCAGCTGGAAGCCGAAATCTATCAGGCCCGCTTTTCACCTGCAGGCGACTCCATCGCGGTCTCAACGGGAACAGACCCGCAAACCGGCTTCGGAATCAAACTCTGGGATACCAAACGTTTCGAACAGACGAGGGCATTCCAGAATGAGGACGACCTGGTATTCTCCCTCTCCTGGTCTCCGGACGGAAAACAGCTGGCAGCAACATCGGCCAGTTTTGACGGTTATCGAACCATCGGCCACAGCGTCAGGATCTGGGATCTTCAGACAGGCCAGCCGGTGGGGGAACCGCTGCAGGTCCTGGAAGATCACCATGGCGTGCGCTGGTCTCCGGATGGAAAACAGCTGGCCATTTTCGGCGTCGATAAAAAGAAAGTTCAGTATAGCGACTGGGAAATCCCCCAAGTGAAAATCGTGGACGTTGCCTCCCGTAAGGTCCTGCATACATTTCAGTCGCACATCAGGCGGGTCTCGGATGTCGCTTTCACGACTGACAGTCAGTTTCTGCTGACCACCGGACTGGACAGGACACTGGTCACCTGGAATCTTTCCACGGGCAAACGTCAGAGCACTTTCATGGACACTTCAGAACGCCTGCTTTCGGTCGCTGTTGCTCCGGATAATCAGCTGGTGGCCCTGAGCGGTTCCGAGGGAGAACTGCTCACCCGGCCTCTGAGTGAACTGCTGACTTACAAGTATCAGACACAACCGCTGCTGCAGCACCACTGCCGGGCGATCAGGCACATGCAGCTCGATCCCACAGGCGAGTTGCTGGCGATCGGCGATTACATTGATGGCGTCCGTTTCTGGAACGCACAGACGGGAACACCACTTCCCCTGCACCTGCCAGTGCCGGAAGGAAACTATCTGAACCACTTCGACATCGCCCGGGAGGGCAAGCTGATCGCGCTGGCCTGCGGCACGATCGACCATACCTCGGGCGTTGTCGTATTATACAATTATGAAACCGGAAAATTACTGCAGGAATATCCATTTGACTGGCAGGGCGCCCGGTGCGTCCAGTTTTCCGCTGATGGAAAAACCCTGTTCTCCAACGGGCCGGAACATGATGTCATCGCCTGGGATACCGCTACCGGAAAAACGCGTGCGTGGGAAATGTCACTGGGACATCTCACACATATCACTGCCATGATTCTCTCCCCGGACGGAAAGTACTTATATACCTCTTCCCCTGAACTCGAAACGAAAGGGAGACCCAGGATCGACCCCAAACTGAATCGCTGGGAGATCCCCCAGACTGAGCTCGATGAAAAACACTTCCTCGAACCGTTCGAATTCAATCAACCACGGTTTCAATACATGGGGGCGCGCAAGCTGACTCTCTCACCAGACGGCACGCGGCTGTTTACAGATCAGCTTCAATACGACCTGCAGAAAGGGAGCGCGCTGAGCCCCATTCAGGGAACCCTGGTCGCAGTCAGCCCTGTTGATGCGCAATATGTCAGTTGTTCTGTCGTCATCAATGTGCCCCGCAGAACAAAATCGATCTCGCTGTTATTACAACCTTATCAACCGCCGAATCAGAAAGCGATTCCCCTGTCAAACGATCTGAAAGACCTGATTCATAATGCCGTTTTCAGCAGAGACGGTCAGCGACTCTTCACTCCTGATGGCGAGCAACACATTCTGATCTGGGATCTGAAAACAAGACGCCCCCTGTTGATGTTAAACTGA